A section of the Oncorhynchus nerka isolate Pitt River linkage group LG3, Oner_Uvic_2.0, whole genome shotgun sequence genome encodes:
- the LOC135563573 gene encoding oligodendrocyte transcription factor 1-like, with product MNVLPNLMIRSHQDQPLPLCSPDPYLQDFSSWCPPGLGADHGNRLGAMGALIGRERPGKPPMELRRKINSRERKRMQDLNVAMDALREVMVPYASSSPSSSSSSQGPHCNQQQLGPQPGRRLSKISTLVLARNYILLLGLSLQEMRRLLGEVSVGVGVNARPVPRLLLAGGWPLFTGPSQLLLSSESLLTSASSSKCPLLSSGHLEGPVVPVQWGSAGVPGGPLCPCVVFSHPSPGPRFPK from the coding sequence ATGAACGTTCTACCTAACCTCATGATCAGGTCTCACCAGGAccagcctcttcctctctgctccccAGACCCCTACCTCCAGGATTTCTCctcctggtgtcccccagggctaggTGCTGATCATGGGAACAGGCTGGGGGCCATGGGGGCACTAATTGGGCGTGAGAGACCAGGAAAACCCCCAATGGAGCTTAGGAGGAAGATCAACAGccgggagaggaagaggatgcaGGACCTGAACGTCGCCATGGACGCTCTGAGGGAGGTGATGGTGCCTTacgcttcctcctctccttcctcctcgtcctcctcccagGGGCCACACTGCAACCAGCAGCAGCTAGGACCCCAACCCGGACGCAGGCTCTCCAAGATCTCTACCTTGGTCCTCGCCCGTAACTATATTCTCCTCCTTGGCTTGTCTCTGCAGGAGATGCGTCGACTCCTTGGTGAGGTCAGTGTTGGGGTGGGGGTTAACGCAAGGCCCGTCCCCAGGCTGCTCCTGGCCGGGGGGTGGCCCCTCTTCACCGGCCCCAGTCAGCTACTCCTTTCCTCAGAGTCTCTCCtgacctctgcctcctcctccaagtgtcctcttctgtcctctggCCACTTGGAGGGCCCCGTGGTCCCGGTGCAGTGGGGCTCAGCTGGGGTTCCTGGAGGGCCACTCTGCCCCTGTGTGGT